The following proteins are co-located in the Paroedura picta isolate Pp20150507F chromosome 18, Ppicta_v3.0, whole genome shotgun sequence genome:
- the LOC143827891 gene encoding uncharacterized protein LOC143827891 isoform X1, which produces MPGDGGAALRRPSQPPLAPRSPPPCLPPASSCLPPPPLACLSLCCSQTALGREGGGGEGGGREIGAPQPERPRADRRGAPDAAAPAHWPAGPSEGPPPAPPGHAPGHAQAPLPFVVERRTIKRAPKRDPPSCDPCGPRRGPPEAGAAGKPGPEAVQCSFGGASLGGGEDLLPPEEPPHPSQARFLCCGRRKRVPGLRRLEPTNFTRRGRGFAGLPRPDWQSRGPGPASRRGFSGHARGTHLFHIKADEMHASPSQALGGGAGGRPLARGGAAAAAEEEIAVAAPSSLRAEAASAFGSHVPGWLGRGGPPLTREREAGSRKHPGNS; this is translated from the exons ATGCCCGGCGACGGCGGCGCTGCTTTAAGGCGCCCCTCCCAGCCTCCGCTCGCTccgcgctccccccctccctgcctccctcctgcctcctcctgcctccctcctccgcCTCTCGCCTGTCTGAGCCTCTGCTGCAGCCAGACAgcgctggggagggagggagggggaggggagggaggggggagagaaatcggAGCGCCGCAGCCCGAGCGGCCCCGCGCCGACCGCCGAGGAGCCCCCGACGCCGCTGCGCCCGCCCATTGGCCGGCCGGGCCGAGCGAGGGCCCGCCCCCCGCGCCGCCGGGACACGCCCCCGGACACGCCCAGGCCCCTCTTCCCTTTGTTGTCGAGCGCAGAACAATAAAGCGCGCGCCGAAAAGGGACCCGCCGAGCTGCGACCCCTGCGGCCCAAGACGCGGCCCTCCGGAGGCAG GAGCCGCAGGAAAGCCCGGCCCGGAGGCAGTGCAGTGCAGCTTTGGAGGCGCCTCGCTCGGCGGCGGAGAAGACCTGCTGCCCCCGGAGGAGCCCCCGCACCCTTCCCAGGCGAGGTTTCTTTGTTGCGGGCGAAGAAAAAGAGTCCCAGGTCTGCGGCGCCTGGAACCCACCAATTTCACCCGGCGGGGGAGGGGATTCGCAGGGCTCCCTCGTCCTGATTGGCAGAGCCGGGGCCCGGGCCCCGCCTCCCGCCGGGGCTTTTCCGGGCATGCGCGTGGCACCCACCTCTTCCACATAAAGGCTGACGAGATGCATGCTTCCCCCAGTCAGGCGCTGGGAGGCGGTGCTGGCGGCAGGCCTCTTGCAAGAGGaggagcggcagcagcagcagaagaagaaatcGCGGTGGCGGCACCGTCTTCTCTCCGCGCAGAGGCCGCCTCCGCCTTTGGGAGCCACGTGCCGGGCTGGCTGGGAAGAGGAGGCCCTCCTCTGAcccgggagagggaggcgggttcTAGGAAGCATCCTGGCAACTCCTGA
- the LOC143827891 gene encoding uncharacterized protein LOC143827891 isoform X2: MPGDGGAALRRPSQPPLAPRSPPPCLPPASSCLPPPPLACLSLCCSQTALGREGGGGEGGGREIGAPQPERPRADRRGAPDAAAPAHWPAGPSEGPPPAPPGHAPGHAQAPLPFVVERRTIKRAPKRDPPSCDPCGPRRGPPEAGAAGKPGPEAVQCSFGGASLGGGEDLLPPEEPPHPSQARFLCCGRRKRVPVRRWEAVLAAGLLQEEERQQQQKKKSRWRHRLLSAQRPPPPLGATCRAGWEEEALL; this comes from the exons ATGCCCGGCGACGGCGGCGCTGCTTTAAGGCGCCCCTCCCAGCCTCCGCTCGCTccgcgctccccccctccctgcctccctcctgcctcctcctgcctccctcctccgcCTCTCGCCTGTCTGAGCCTCTGCTGCAGCCAGACAgcgctggggagggagggagggggaggggagggaggggggagagaaatcggAGCGCCGCAGCCCGAGCGGCCCCGCGCCGACCGCCGAGGAGCCCCCGACGCCGCTGCGCCCGCCCATTGGCCGGCCGGGCCGAGCGAGGGCCCGCCCCCCGCGCCGCCGGGACACGCCCCCGGACACGCCCAGGCCCCTCTTCCCTTTGTTGTCGAGCGCAGAACAATAAAGCGCGCGCCGAAAAGGGACCCGCCGAGCTGCGACCCCTGCGGCCCAAGACGCGGCCCTCCGGAGGCAG GAGCCGCAGGAAAGCCCGGCCCGGAGGCAGTGCAGTGCAGCTTTGGAGGCGCCTCGCTCGGCGGCGGAGAAGACCTGCTGCCCCCGGAGGAGCCCCCGCACCCTTCCCAGGCGAGGTTTCTTTGTTGCGGGCGAAGAAAAAGAGTCCCAG TCAGGCGCTGGGAGGCGGTGCTGGCGGCAGGCCTCTTGCAAGAGGaggagcggcagcagcagcagaagaagaaatcGCGGTGGCGGCACCGTCTTCTCTCCGCGCAGAGGCCGCCTCCGCCTTTGGGAGCCACGTGCCGGGCTGGCTGGGAAGAGGAGGCCCTCCTCTGA
- the MEX3B gene encoding RNA-binding protein MEX3B — translation MPSSLFADMERNGSGGGGGGGGGGGGETLDDQRALQIALDQLSLLGLDNDETGSLYDSEPRKKSVNMTECVPVPSSEHVAEIVGRQGCKIKALRAKTNTYIKTPVRGEEPLFVVTGRKEDVAMARREIISAAEHFSLIRASRNKSAVLNGAVPSPPNLPGQTTIQVRVPYRVVGLVVGPKGATIKRIQQQTHTYIVTPSRDKEPVFEVTGMPENVDRAREEIEAHIAMRTGGGVVEMTDDNDFHANGTDVGFELGAAGSLWSKPTPPPPPPPPPPPPPPPPPPPASTASLTPTPGRKPFCSYRHDSSSSLGSASTDSYFGGPGRLGDYSPPSPALAFPPHGGAANGYGGYGEGLSSPECCAAELPPFDSPPGFDLAPAPPPPPPGAPLLWPQFERGPNSPGAPAPFPAAASPAPNANLALLVSGGAGAGGGGPRRGPPTTRLSPPLHGVAGVALSAEPHPLARRVRSDPGGRLIAAAVAAAAAAAAAAASSSSSPSSSSYPLYANGLGCQLPGLPSDSSASSSSSSSSSSSSSCSSSGGVRRKGSRDCSVCFESEVIAALVPCGHNLFCMECANRICERSEPQCPVCHSAVTQAIRIFS, via the exons ATGCCTAGCTCGCTGTTCGCCGacatggagaggaatgggagcggcggaggaggaggcggaggaggaggcggcggcggcgagaccCTGGACGACCAAAGAGCGCTGCAGATCGCCCTCGATCAGCTCTCGCTGCTGGGCTTGGACAACGACGAGACGGGCTCGCTCTACGACAGCGAGCCGCGCAAGAAGAGCGTGAACATGACCGAGTGCGTCCCCGTGCCCAGCTCCGAGCATGTCGCCGAGATCGTGGGCAGGCAAG GTTGTAAAATCAAAGCGCTGCGGGCCAAGACCAACACCTACATCAAGACCCCGGTGCGCGGGGAGGAGCCGCTGTTCGTCGTCACGGGCCGGAAGGAAGATGTGGCCATGGCCCGGCGGGAGATCATCTCGGCGGCCGAGCACTTCTCGCTCATCCGCGCGTCGCGCAACAAGAGCGCCGTGCTCAACGGCGCCGTGCCCAGCCCGCCCAACCTGCCCGGCCAGACGACCATCCAGGTGCGCGTCCCTTACCGGGTGGTGGGCCTGGTGGTGGGGCCCAAGGGCGCCACCATCAAGCGCATCCAGCAGCAGACGCACACCTACATCGTGACGCCCAGCCGCGACAAGGAGCCCGTCTTCGAGGTGACCGGCATGCCCGAGAACGTGGACCGCGCCCGCGAGGAGATCGAGGCGCACATCGCCATGCGCACCGGCGGCGGCGTCGTCGAGATGACCGACGACAACGACTTCCACGCCAACGGCACCGACGTGGGCTTCGAGCTGGGCGCCGCCGGCAGCCTCTGGAGCAAGcccaccccgccgccgccgccccctcctcctccgccgccgcctcctccgcctccccctccGCCCGCCTCGACGGCCAGCCTCACGCCCACGCCCGGCCGCAAGCCCTTCTGCAGCTACCGCCACGACAGCTCCAGCTCGCTGGGCAGCGCCTCCACCGACTCCTACTTCGGCGGCCCCGGCCGCCTGGGCGACTACAGCCCGCCCAGCCCGGCCCTCGCCTTCCCGCCGCACGGCGGCGCGGCCAACGGCTACGGCGGCTACGGCGAGGGCCTCTCGTCGCCCGAGTGTTGCGCTGCCGAGCTGCCGCCCTTCGACTCCCCGCCGGGATTCGATCTCGccccggcgccgccgccgcccccaccgGGCGCGCCTCTCCTCTGGCCGCAGTTCGAGCGCGGGCCCAACTCGCCCGGCGCCCCCGCGCCCTTCCCGGCCGCTGCCTCGCCCGCGCCCAACGCCAACCTAGCCCTGCTCGTCAGCggtggagcaggagcaggaggaggcggccCGAGGCGCGGCCCGCCCACGACGCGCCTGTCCCCGCCTTTGCACGGAGTGGCGGGCGTGGCGCTGTCGGCCGAGCCGCATCCGCTGGCGCGCCGGGTGCGCAGCGACCCCGGCGGGCGCCTGATCGCCGCGGCcgtggccgccgccgctgcagccgcggccgccgccgcctcttcctcctcctccccgtcgTCGTCGTCCTACCCGCTCTACGCCAACGGGCTGGGCTGCCAGCTGCCCGGCCTGCCGTCCGACTCGTCGGCGTCCAGCTCGTCGTCGTCCAGCTCCTCGTCCAGCTCGTCGTGCTCGTCGTCGGGCGGCGTGCGGCGCAAGGGCAGCCGCGATTGCTCGGTGTGCTTCGAGAGCGAGGTGATCGCCGCCCTCGTGCCCTGCGGCCACAACCTCTTCTGCATGGAGTGCGCCAACCGCATCTGCGAGCGGAGCGAGCCCCAGTGCCCCGTCTGCCACAGCGCCGTCACGCAGGCCATCCGCATCTTCTCCTGA